The genomic region CCGACTACAGCGGCAACCTGTTGCAGGCGCTGGACCCGGCCACCACGCTGACCAAGTCCGAGGACGTCTACAACGCGCTCAAGCAGAAGACCGGCCCGGACCTCGAGGTGCTGGAGCCCGCGCCGGGCGAGGACAAGGACGTGCTGGTGGTGACCCAGCAGGTGGCCCAGCAGTTCAACCTGAAGTCCATGGCCGACCTGGGCCCGAAGTGCCCGCAGCTGACCCTGGCCGCGGCCGGCGAGTGGAAGACCCGCTGGGAAGCCAAGATCAAGCAGCTGTACAACTGCACCTTCAAGGAGATCCGCTCCACCGACGCCGGCGGCCCGGTCACCCTGGACGCGATCAAGGGCGGCTCGGCCCAGGTGGCCAACCTGTTCACCACGGCCTCGGCGATCAGCACCAACAACTTCGTGCAGCTGGCCGACCCGAAGAACATGTACCCGGCGCAGAACGTCATCCCGCTGGCCAAGAGCGGCAAGCTCAAGGACGCCGCCAAGCTCGCCCTGAACCAGATCTCCAAGAAGATCACCACCGAGAAGCTGGCCGCCGCGGTCAAGCGGATCGAGGTGGACAAGGAGAACCCGCAGGACGTGGCCTGGGACTTCGTGAAGCAGAACGCCGGCTAGTAAGCGGCAACAGCTAGTTCCCCCGGCCGGGCTGGCCGCCGATCCTGGCGGTCAGCCCGGCCGCGCTTTGCACGGCCTCGGCGGCCAACTCGGGCCAGTCCTGGCCGCATTCCTGTTCGCACTCGTGCCGGATGGTCAGGCTGATCGCCGCCACCGGTCGCCCGCCGTGGTCGAACACCGGCACCGCCACCGAGGCGAACCCGGGCGTGACGTGCCCGTCCTCCACCGCCCAGCCGCGCTGCCGTTCCGCGCTCAGCAGCCGCCGCAGCGCGGGCAGGTCGCGCGGGCCGCGGCCGGTGCGGTCGACGAACGCGCGCGCGGCCGGGAACAGCGCCCTGACCTGCGCGGGCGGCAGGCCGCCGAGGATGGCCCGGCCGGAGGCGGTGAGCTGGGCCGGGAGCCGCACGCCGACGTCGGTGACCAGGGTCTGCGGCCGGTGCGGCTGTTCTTTCAGCAGGTAGAGGGCTTCCGCGCCGTGCAGCACGCCCAGGTGCGCGGTGGTGTCCACCCGGTCGACCAGGCGGCGCAGCAGCGGGCGGGCCAGGCGTTCGAGGGGGTCGTGGCGCAGGTAGGCCGAGCCGAGCTCGAAGGTGGCCACGCCGAGGCCGTAGCGGCGCTCCTCCGCGAGGTGGGTGACAAAACCGGCGCTGACCAGCTCGGTCAGCAGGTGGTAGGTGGTCGAGCGGGGCAGCTCCAGCTCGCGGGCGATGGCGGCGGCGGAGATCGGCCCGGCCCTGCCCGCCAGCAGCCGCAAGACCGCCAGCCCACGCCGTAGCGCGGGAATGTCGCTGCTCGCGCCCACCGGCACTCCTCAACACGTCTGGGATCCCAGACAGTGTCACCCCAACCGGGATAGCCGTGCCACTCGGTCACAGGTTCTGATGGGCACATGCAGCAACCGGTACCCGTCGGCTTGAAGCCGCTCTCCCGCGAGCAGGTCGTCGCGGTGGCCCGCGGCGGCGCGGCCGTGGAGATCACCGCGGAGGCCCAGGAGGCCATGGCGGCCACCAGGGCGCACATCGAGGCCCTCGCCGAGGCGACCACGCCCACCTACGGCGTGTCCACCGGCTTCGGCGCGCTGGCCGTCCGGCACATCCCGCCGGAGAAACGCGCCCAGCTGCAGCGCTCGCTGGTCCGCTCGCACGCCGCCGGCGCCGGGCCGGAGGTGGAGGCCGAGGTGGTGCGCGCGCTGATGCTGCTCCGCCTGCGCACGCTGACCAGCGGTCACACCGGCATCCGGCCGCGCACCGCGGCGACCATGGCCGCGCTGCTCAACGCGGGGCTGGTGCCGGTGGTGCACGAGTACGGCTCGCTCGGCTGCTCCGGCGACCTGGCCCCGCTGTCCGCGGTGGCCCTGGCGCTGATGGGCGAGGGCCAGGTCAGGGACGAGTCCGGGCGGCTGCGCCCGGCCGCCGAGGCCATGCGCGAGCACCGGATCGAACCGGTCCAGCTGGCCGAGAAGGAAGGCCTGGCGCTGATCAACGGCACCGACGGCATGCTCGGCATGCTGGTGCTGGCCGCCGCCGACCTGCACCGGCTGCTCGACCTGGCCGACGTCACCGCCGCGATGAGCGTGGAGGCGCTGCTGGGCACCGACCGGCCGTTCGCCCCCGAGCTCCAGGCGCTGCGCCCGCACCCCGGCCAGGCCCGCTCGGCGGCCCGGATGTTCGCCGCGCTGGCCGGTTCGCCGATCGTGGCCAGCCACCGCGGCCCGGACTGCACCAGGGTGCAGGACGCCTACTCGCTGCGCTGCTCCCCGCAGGTGCACGGCGCGGCCCGGGACACCCTGGCCTACGTGGAGACCGTGGCCGAGCGGGAGCTGGCCGCCGCGGTGGACAACCCGGTGGTGCTGGCCGACGGCCGGGTGGAGTCCAACGGCAACTTCCACGGCGCGCCGGTGGCCTACGCGCTGGACTTCCTGGCCATCCCGGTCGCCGACGTGGCCAGCATCGCCGAGCGGCGCACCGACCGGATGCTGGACGTGGCCCGCTCGCACGGGCTGCCGCCGTTCCTGGCCGACGACCCCGGCGTGGACTCCGGCCACATGATCGCCCAGTACACCCAGGCCGCGCTGGTCTCCGAGCTGAAGCGGCTGGCCAACCCGGCCTCGGTGGACTCCATCCCCAGCTCGGCCATGCAGGAGGACCACGTGTCCATGGGCTGGTCCGCCGCGCGCAAGCTGCGCAAGGCGGTGGACGGCCTGACCACCGTGCTGGCCATCGA from Crossiella sp. CA-258035 harbors:
- a CDS encoding ABC transporter substrate-binding protein, producing MKRNLAALAVLVLAAVSACGAPSDPLKDNNAPAADGTINIGSVDFPENKLLAQIYATVLREAGVKSEVASPVSAREVVLKGLKDGSFTLVPDYSGNLLQALDPATTLTKSEDVYNALKQKTGPDLEVLEPAPGEDKDVLVVTQQVAQQFNLKSMADLGPKCPQLTLAAAGEWKTRWEAKIKQLYNCTFKEIRSTDAGGPVTLDAIKGGSAQVANLFTTASAISTNNFVQLADPKNMYPAQNVIPLAKSGKLKDAAKLALNQISKKITTEKLAAAVKRIEVDKENPQDVAWDFVKQNAG
- a CDS encoding IclR family transcriptional regulator is translated as MGASSDIPALRRGLAVLRLLAGRAGPISAAAIARELELPRSTTYHLLTELVSAGFVTHLAEERRYGLGVATFELGSAYLRHDPLERLARPLLRRLVDRVDTTAHLGVLHGAEALYLLKEQPHRPQTLVTDVGVRLPAQLTASGRAILGGLPPAQVRALFPAARAFVDRTGRGPRDLPALRRLLSAERQRGWAVEDGHVTPGFASVAVPVFDHGGRPVAAISLTIRHECEQECGQDWPELAAEAVQSAAGLTARIGGQPGRGN
- the hutH gene encoding histidine ammonia-lyase yields the protein MQQPVPVGLKPLSREQVVAVARGGAAVEITAEAQEAMAATRAHIEALAEATTPTYGVSTGFGALAVRHIPPEKRAQLQRSLVRSHAAGAGPEVEAEVVRALMLLRLRTLTSGHTGIRPRTAATMAALLNAGLVPVVHEYGSLGCSGDLAPLSAVALALMGEGQVRDESGRLRPAAEAMREHRIEPVQLAEKEGLALINGTDGMLGMLVLAAADLHRLLDLADVTAAMSVEALLGTDRPFAPELQALRPHPGQARSAARMFAALAGSPIVASHRGPDCTRVQDAYSLRCSPQVHGAARDTLAYVETVAERELAAAVDNPVVLADGRVESNGNFHGAPVAYALDFLAIPVADVASIAERRTDRMLDVARSHGLPPFLADDPGVDSGHMIAQYTQAALVSELKRLANPASVDSIPSSAMQEDHVSMGWSAARKLRKAVDGLTTVLAIELLTAARALELRAPLAPAPATAAALRVLREHVAGPGPDRHLAPEIAAAERVVRSGELHAAVEPFLSTTHGG